GGCCAAGCAATCAGACCTAGCCCACCTGAGCACGCACACCTTCCGTCACTTGCGGCTGACACATTTGGCGCGCGCAGGCTGGAAGCTCCATGAACTCACGGCCTACGCCGGTCATCGCGATCCGAAAACCACCCTGATGTACCTGCACTTATCCGGCGCGGACCTCACCGCGAAAATGGCAAAATCAGTGGGTAGCCTGGATGAGCGGTTGTTCAGTGAGCTTTTCAGCCCGGAGTCATCATCATGAACCTTGCATCAGCAGCAGATTATGTAGCGTTTGATGCGGGTCGGTATACGCGGCAAGAGGGACTGTCCGATGATGAGCAGGCCGTGCTGTCTAATCACCTTTACCGTTCTGATTGGCCTTATCTGCAATCGATAATGCCGGGGCTTATAAATCCCCTAATTGACCTCGTCGCCTACAGTGGCGTGTCGGATCGATTGGCCGCCCCGTCAGTGGCGGCCATACTCTGGCAGGTCAGCAAGATAGGCCGCCCTTATTGGGTCTGGTCAGACATGCAATGGCTTGACTTGCTCAACACCGGAGCAGGCTCGCGTCCGTATCTTGCTACGGTCGCTTACCACTTGGGCGGTTTTCATAAGCCTCAACGTATCGCCAAATTTCGCCAATCGGCGATCTACGCCTCCTTTATCTTTGGTCACGCGGTATTCGAATATGAGCATGTGCGTTTAAGCCAGGTGTTGAAATCGCTGGGCTATGAGGCACGTCACCTCGAGCAATTCCTGAGCAGTGTGCTCGGTGCACTGATGTTGGAAAACGGCGATCCGCGCCTTGAAACCTTCACTGAAGCGCTTTTGCTGAAAGGCCAGGCGCATCGAAGCGAAGGAGTGGCCAGATCGGTTGGAAAGGTTTCGCATGGGCTCGCTTCGATGGGGGTTTTGGAAAAGCCACTGCGTATGCGTAGCTACGTGAGCTGGCGTACAAAAAGCATCGAAGGCATTGACCCCAATTGGGTCAAGTGGTGTCGTCGGTGGCGAGATACCTCGACCTTGCGTCCTCGTACTCGGGAAAGCAACTACAGTTTTATCTTGAGAACCGGCCTCTGGCTCGCGCGCGAGCAACCTGGGGTTAGCTCCCCTGTCGATTGGAGCCTGTCGACCTGCGCGGCGTTTATTGCAGCGGTGGATCGCATGACCGTCGGTGAATGGGCCCTGGCGTCGGGGCGAGGTACGAAACTTAAGAGACTCGGCCTCCCAATCGCACCGAATTCAAAAGGGGGCTTTTTGCAAGCCGTACGACGCTTTTTTATCGATGTTGAGCTGTGGGGCTGGGGTAGGTTGAAATTCAGTCCTCGGCACCATCTGGCGACGCCTCAGTCCGTGGCTTTCAATTCGGGTATCAACCCTCGCGTCATTGACGATTCAAGCTGGCTCAAATTGATCTGGGCCAGTCTTAATTTAGAACGCAAGGATTTGCTCTCGGAAATTCATTACCCGCTGTCCATGGTCCAAGCAATGGCCGTCGTATGGACGCATTCGGGGCTGCGCAGCAATGAAATTAGGCGACTTGCCATCGGTTGCGCCCATACTCAGTCGAGCGATGTCGTGCATGAGGACGGTACCACCGTTCCGGCAGGCACCTTATGCTACCTCGACATTCCGGCGAGTAAGACCTTTAAAGCCTTCGTCAAACCCGTAGCAGCCGTGGTCAAGGAGCGCATTGACGGCTGGCTGCTGGAAAGGCCCGTCAATCAAGCACCGCTGCTGGATGAGCGAACCGGTGAAAAAGTCAGCTACCTGTTCCAGTTTCGCGGTAAACGCATGGGCGCTGGTGTCATCAACAGCACCATCATCCCGATGCTCTGCGCCAAGGCAGGTGTCCCGCTAGAGGACAGCCGCGGGCGGATTACCAGCCACCGTGGTCGGGCCTCTGCGGTGACGGCGCTGGCCAGCGTTCCACAAGGCATGTCACTGATTGAATTGATGCAGTGGTCGGGGCACAGCTCACCGAGTTCGACGTTGCATTATATTCGGATCCGACCCACCAAGCTGGCGGCCTCTTTTGCCAAGGCCGATCAGATGTCCCATTTGATTTCGGTCCTGATTGATCACGACGTGATTGCGCGTCAGGCGCAAGAGCCCTATGCATTTTATGACTTGGGCGACTCGTATTGCTCGAATCCGTTTTGGAGCAGTTGCCCACACCGCATGGCCTGTGCAGGGTGTGATTTCAACCTGCCGAAAGCCAGTGCGCGGGCTCAGGCTTTGGAAAGCAAGGCTTCAATTAGGCGTTATCTGGAGGCGGTGCCGTTGACGGCGGATGAGAAGGCCATTGTGGAGGGCGATTTGGCGAAGCTTGAGGGGCTTATTCAAAAACTGGATAATGTCCCAACATTGGATGGACGAACGCCTCATGAAATCGAAACCAAAAAGGGCTGATACCCAAGCGTCACCTTACGTTGCTGGTGGGGTGCTCATCCGGAAAGCCAAAGATCAAAAATCGCTGGGAAACTCGATTTTGCTGTTATCTCTGCCGGGCTATCGATAAGCCCGGCAAGAATTCTTATCCCATATCTATTATCCAAAAGCAGCAAGGGTATGCACCATGGCAGTTCGATACGGTAGTGAGGCGGGCGAGGTTGTGGCTCGCGAACTGAGGGAGTCGATTGTTCGCCAGGTTAAGGAGCGAGCCGGGCTTGACCTACCGCGCACTCAGTCAATTGATCAAATGATACGAGCAGCAGCAAAACGCGGTGTTCGATTTACTCTTGTGTCTTACATGGGATAAGGAATGGGCGTGAATCGGCTGCTCTGGAGCAACCAAGGTCCAACTTTCGCGTCCGCGAAAACGGATAAGGAATGGCGCCTGTGAAACCTATGGCGCTCTGGGTCAATGTTGTGTCCCCCCCCTCTACGACTTTTTGCCTCGACAGCTATTCAAAATAATATCGCGTATTGCCGCTGATCGGTAATTGATGCCGTTTGTCGGAAGAGAAACGCTAAATGTAGATGTTTTATTGGTAGTTTTTATTTTTATATTTTATTAATCAATGGTTTAATGATTCTGTAGG
The sequence above is a segment of the Pseudomonas sp. R76 genome. Coding sequences within it:
- a CDS encoding tyrosine-type recombinase/integrase, whose translation is MNLASAADYVAFDAGRYTRQEGLSDDEQAVLSNHLYRSDWPYLQSIMPGLINPLIDLVAYSGVSDRLAAPSVAAILWQVSKIGRPYWVWSDMQWLDLLNTGAGSRPYLATVAYHLGGFHKPQRIAKFRQSAIYASFIFGHAVFEYEHVRLSQVLKSLGYEARHLEQFLSSVLGALMLENGDPRLETFTEALLLKGQAHRSEGVARSVGKVSHGLASMGVLEKPLRMRSYVSWRTKSIEGIDPNWVKWCRRWRDTSTLRPRTRESNYSFILRTGLWLAREQPGVSSPVDWSLSTCAAFIAAVDRMTVGEWALASGRGTKLKRLGLPIAPNSKGGFLQAVRRFFIDVELWGWGRLKFSPRHHLATPQSVAFNSGINPRVIDDSSWLKLIWASLNLERKDLLSEIHYPLSMVQAMAVVWTHSGLRSNEIRRLAIGCAHTQSSDVVHEDGTTVPAGTLCYLDIPASKTFKAFVKPVAAVVKERIDGWLLERPVNQAPLLDERTGEKVSYLFQFRGKRMGAGVINSTIIPMLCAKAGVPLEDSRGRITSHRGRASAVTALASVPQGMSLIELMQWSGHSSPSSTLHYIRIRPTKLAASFAKADQMSHLISVLIDHDVIARQAQEPYAFYDLGDSYCSNPFWSSCPHRMACAGCDFNLPKASARAQALESKASIRRYLEAVPLTADEKAIVEGDLAKLEGLIQKLDNVPTLDGRTPHEIETKKG